The following coding sequences lie in one Arachis ipaensis cultivar K30076 chromosome B05, Araip1.1, whole genome shotgun sequence genomic window:
- the LOC107644192 gene encoding auxin efflux carrier component 1: MITLLDFYHVMTAMVPLYVAMILAYGSVKWWKIFSPDQCSGINRFVALFAVPLLSFHFIASNNPYKMNLRFLAADTLQKIIVLVVLAIWSNVTKKGCLEWTITLFSLSTLPNTLVMGIPLLKGMYGDFSGSLMVQIVVLQCIIWYTLMLFMFEFRGARMLISEQFPDTAGSIVSIHVDSDVMSLDGRQPLETEAEIKEDGKLHVTVRKSNASRSDIYSRRSQGLSSTTPRPSNLTNAEIYSLQSSRNPTPRGSSFNHTDFYSMMAGGRSSNFGANDVYGMSATSRGPTPRPSNYDEDGAKPKFHYHGGGGGGGGTATGGTGHYPAPNPGMFSPTTASGGGSKNVVASANTNANAKRPNGQAQNNKQEDLHMFVWSSSASPVSDVFGGAGHDYGLHDQKEVKLTVSPGKVENHHRENQEEYLEKDEFSFGNRGIDREMNQLEGDKVGVDGKAKTMPPASVMTRLILIMVWRKLIRNPNTYSSLFGLTWSLISFRWNIEMPAIIAKSISILSDAGLGMAMFSLGLFMALQPRIIACGNSIAAFAMAVRFLTGPAVMAAASIAVGLKGVLLHVAIVQAALPQGIVPFVFAKEYNVHPDILSTAVIFGMLIALPITLVYYILMGL, from the exons ATGATTACCTTGCTAGACTTCTACCATGTCATGACGGCAATGGTGCCGCTCTACGTGGCCATGATCTTGGCCTACGGCTCAGTGAAATGGTGGAAGATCTTCTCCCCGGACCAATGCTCCGGTATCAACCGATTCGTGGCGCTCTTCGCCGTTCCGTTACTCTCCTTCCACTTCATCGCTTCCAACAACCCTTACAAGATGAACCTCCGATTCCTGGCCGCCGACACGCTCCAAAAGATCATCGTCCTGGTCGTCCTGGCCATCTGGAGCAACGTCACGAAGAAGGGTTGCTTAGAATGGACCATCACACTCTTCTCCCTCTCAACCCTCCCTAACACCTTGGTCATGGGCATCCCATTGCTTAAAGGCATGTACGGTGACTTCTCCGGCAGCCTCATGGTCCAAATCGTCGTCCTTCAGTGCATCATTTG GTATACGTTGATGCTCTTTATGTTTGAGTTTAGAGGTGCTAGGATGCTTATTTCTGAGCAGTTTCCTGACACCGCTGGCTCTATTGTCTCCATCCACGTGGACTCCGACGTGATGTCACTGGATGGAAGACAGCCCTTGGAGACAGAGGCGGAGATCAAGGAAGACGGAAAGCTCCACGTCACCGTCAGAAAATCAAACGCCTCCAGGTCAGACATTTATTCACGAAGGTCTCAGGGTCTGTCGTCAACAACTCCGAGACCTTCCAACCTCACCAACGCCGAGATTTACTCCCTCCAATCCTCTCGGAATCCCACTCCCAGAGGATCAAGCTTCAACCACACGGATTTCTACTCCATGATGGCCGGTGGAAGAAGCTCCAACTTCGGTGCCAACGATGTGTACGGAATGTCCGCCACTTCAAGAGGACCCACTCCAAGGCCTTCAAACTACGACGAAGATGGTGCCAAACCCAAGTTTCATTACcatggcggcggcggcggcggcggtggAACGGCAACCGGTGGAACAGGACATTACCCTGCACCCAACCCTGGCATGTTCTCTCCAACTACCGCTTCAGGTGGCGGGTCCAAGAACGTTGTTGCGAGTGCGAATACGAATGCAAATGCAAAGAGGCCTAATGGACAAGCTCAAAATAACAAGCAAGAGGATCTTCATATGTTTGTATGGAGTTCAAGTGCTTCACCTGTTTCTGATGTGTTTGGTGGTGCTGGCCATGATTATGGACTCCATGATCAGAAAGAAGTCAAGCTAACTGTATCCCCAGGAAAAG TGGAGAATCATCACAGGGAGAATCAAGAGGAGTATTTGGAGAAAGATGAATTCAGTTTTGGGAACAGAGGGATTGATAGGGAAATGAACCAGCTTGAAGGTGATAAGGTTGGAGTAGATGGAAAGGCGAAAACAATGCCCCCAGCAAGTGTGATGACGAGGCTTATTTTGATCATGGTTTGGAGGAAGCTTATTAGGAATCCCAACACATACTCTAGTCTTTTTGGCCTCACTTGGTCTCTAATTTCATTCAG GTGGAATATTGAGATGCCTGCTATCATAGCAAAGTCTATTTCTATTCTGTCAGATGCTGGACTTGGCATGGCCATGTTTAGTCTTG GTCTGTTCATGGCATTGCAACCAAGGATCATAGCATGTGGGAATTCCATAGCAGCTTTTGCCATGGCCGTGAGATTCCTTACAGGTCCAGCTGTCATGGCAGCTGCTTCCATTGCTGTTGGACTCAAAGGTGTTCTCTTACACGTTGCCATTGTGCAG GCAGCTCTACCACAAGGAATTGTCCCATTTGTCTTTGCAAAGGAATATAATGTACATCCTGATATTCTCAGCACAGC GGTTATTTTTGGGATGTTGATTGCATTGCCAATAACACTTGTGTACTACATCTTAATGGGGCTATGA